A section of the Cryobacterium soli genome encodes:
- a CDS encoding sigma-70 family RNA polymerase sigma factor → MNRSERNNLVVENLPLVGYLVSEVWAKARHLSRDDLASAGSLALVTSADAFDPTLGVPFGAFARRRIIGAFADEMRSNDWATRMARRRIKDTRQVQETLAAALGRSATVDEVAAALGVDRETALAGLADSERTLTALDDTTTEFLVADTVLPEESLLSEERLAYLRAAVVALPERMRLIVEQVYFQDRSVKDIAADLGITHSAVSQQRSEAIRLLRDGLGTHYADDAEAEYTPESTVAPARRSAYLSRLADQAMLGMAHMAHDRLPDAQASISATDALAGVTDIARAQGITFGSQELFSSNG, encoded by the coding sequence TTGAACCGTTCCGAACGCAACAACCTCGTGGTCGAGAATCTGCCTCTCGTCGGCTACCTCGTCTCCGAGGTGTGGGCCAAGGCCCGCCACCTCTCCCGGGATGACCTCGCCTCGGCCGGGTCGCTGGCCCTGGTCACCTCGGCGGATGCCTTCGACCCCACCCTGGGCGTGCCGTTCGGAGCGTTCGCCCGACGGCGGATCATCGGCGCCTTCGCCGACGAGATGCGCTCCAACGACTGGGCCACCCGGATGGCCCGCCGCCGGATCAAGGATACCCGCCAGGTGCAGGAGACCCTCGCCGCGGCCCTCGGCCGCAGCGCCACGGTCGATGAGGTCGCGGCCGCGCTGGGCGTCGACAGGGAGACCGCCCTCGCCGGACTGGCCGATTCCGAGCGCACTCTCACGGCTCTCGACGACACCACAACAGAGTTCCTCGTCGCCGACACCGTTCTCCCGGAGGAGTCCCTGCTCTCCGAAGAGCGTCTCGCCTACCTCCGGGCCGCCGTGGTGGCGTTGCCTGAGCGAATGCGCCTGATCGTGGAGCAGGTGTACTTCCAGGACCGCTCGGTCAAGGACATCGCCGCCGACCTGGGCATCACCCACTCGGCAGTGTCCCAGCAGCGCTCCGAGGCTATCCGGCTGCTGCGCGACGGCCTGGGCACACACTATGCCGACGACGCCGAGGCCGAGTACACGCCAGAGTCCACGGTGGCGCCTGCGCGGCGCAGCGCCTACCTGTCGCGCCTGGCCGACCAGGCGATGCTCGGCATGGCCCATATGGCGCACGACCGGCTGCCGGATGCGCAGGCCTCGATCTCCGCGACCGACGCGCTGGCCGGGGTCACCGACATCGCCAGGGCCCAGGGAATCACGTTCGGTTCGCAGGAACTTTTCTCCAGCAACGGCTAA
- a CDS encoding flagellar protein FlgN: MGANELSALLWRERELLELLVFKLDEEQLLLSAGRSRWVQHATREVEQVLELVREAGLGRSVEVAAVALEWGTPQEATLRELVEQAPPGPWSDIFSAHLAAMTDLIGQIRNLRDVNEQFLRSAARYTQESLAGADLQATTYDSRGASGAQTTGARLFDQSL, from the coding sequence GTGGGTGCCAATGAATTGTCCGCACTGCTGTGGCGGGAACGCGAGCTGCTCGAGCTGCTGGTCTTCAAGCTCGACGAGGAACAGCTCCTGCTCAGCGCCGGCCGCTCCCGCTGGGTGCAGCATGCCACGCGTGAGGTGGAACAGGTTCTCGAGCTCGTGCGCGAGGCGGGGCTCGGTCGGTCGGTGGAGGTGGCCGCGGTCGCTCTCGAGTGGGGTACCCCGCAGGAGGCCACGTTGCGGGAGCTCGTCGAGCAGGCTCCCCCTGGCCCGTGGTCCGACATCTTCAGTGCCCATCTCGCCGCCATGACGGACCTGATCGGTCAGATCCGCAACCTTCGCGACGTGAACGAGCAGTTCCTGCGCTCTGCCGCCCGGTACACCCAGGAATCGCTGGCCGGCGCCGATCTGCAGGCCACGACCTATGACTCCCGCGGCGCCTCCGGCGCCCAGACCACCGGTGCCCGACTCTTCGACCAGAGCCTGTGA
- the flgK gene encoding flagellar hook-associated protein FlgK, which translates to MSTFGGLNTAYTGLVAARAGLDVVGQNMANINTEGYTRQRVTTSATNAAARAGLVAWGAAPGAGVSVDGISRLGSATLDATVRATAATAGYTAVRANALGSVENSLNEPGKAGLSTQLQEFWAAWQELSIGADDSAAKLLLGEAGQLTTQIRAGYRAVTDEWSAVRTSADALVTEVNGAATQVATLNGIIRQTLASGGSANELIDKRDALTTTIAAITGASVRAQANGTVDVLVGGNTLVSGTDVQKLTVTGPASLATAAVPGSNPVTYTPVQLEWAHHPGVPVAVDGGELAGALSLLGPADAAGTGGALAEAAASYNDFAARLADSVNVIHRAGATAANPGVEAKLDFFSFDRTNAASSISVLATDADGIAGGAPGGATGSNADKIAQLGAGRAVDAAGNPVTSPNVIWTAFVTKLGVATGIELGQASASNASAAAAVTLQLSNSSVDIDEENVNLLTFQHAYQGAARVMTAVDEMLDTLINHTGLVGR; encoded by the coding sequence GTGAGCACCTTCGGCGGACTCAACACCGCGTACACCGGCCTGGTCGCCGCCCGGGCCGGCCTCGATGTCGTGGGGCAGAACATGGCCAACATCAACACCGAGGGCTACACCCGACAGCGGGTCACGACGTCGGCGACGAATGCCGCCGCCCGGGCCGGCCTGGTGGCCTGGGGCGCCGCGCCGGGTGCCGGCGTGTCGGTCGACGGCATCTCGCGCCTGGGCAGCGCCACCCTCGACGCCACGGTGCGGGCGACCGCGGCGACCGCCGGGTACACGGCCGTGCGCGCCAACGCCCTGGGTTCTGTGGAGAACTCGTTGAACGAACCGGGCAAAGCAGGGCTGTCCACCCAGCTGCAGGAGTTCTGGGCTGCCTGGCAGGAGCTGTCCATCGGCGCCGACGACTCGGCGGCCAAACTCCTGCTGGGCGAAGCGGGGCAGCTCACCACCCAGATCCGCGCGGGCTATCGCGCGGTCACCGACGAATGGTCGGCCGTGCGCACGAGCGCGGATGCCCTCGTCACCGAGGTCAACGGTGCCGCGACCCAGGTCGCCACCCTCAACGGCATCATCCGCCAGACCCTCGCCTCTGGCGGGTCCGCCAACGAACTCATCGACAAACGCGACGCGCTCACCACCACGATCGCCGCGATCACCGGCGCGAGCGTGCGAGCCCAGGCAAACGGCACGGTCGATGTGCTCGTCGGCGGCAACACGCTGGTGTCCGGCACCGACGTGCAGAAGCTCACCGTGACCGGGCCGGCTTCGCTGGCGACCGCCGCGGTGCCCGGAAGCAACCCGGTGACGTACACCCCGGTGCAGCTGGAGTGGGCTCATCACCCGGGTGTGCCCGTGGCGGTGGACGGCGGCGAGCTCGCCGGCGCCCTGTCGCTTCTCGGGCCCGCGGATGCTGCCGGCACCGGAGGCGCTCTCGCCGAGGCCGCGGCCTCTTACAACGACTTCGCCGCGCGCCTGGCCGATAGCGTCAACGTGATTCATCGCGCCGGGGCGACCGCCGCGAACCCCGGTGTCGAAGCGAAGCTGGACTTCTTCTCCTTCGACCGAACCAACGCCGCATCGTCGATCAGCGTCCTGGCGACGGATGCAGACGGCATCGCCGGTGGAGCGCCAGGAGGCGCCACAGGTTCCAACGCCGACAAGATCGCACAGCTCGGCGCCGGACGCGCCGTGGACGCCGCCGGGAACCCGGTCACCTCCCCCAACGTGATCTGGACGGCCTTCGTCACCAAACTCGGCGTCGCCACGGGCATCGAACTCGGCCAGGCGTCCGCCTCGAACGCGTCCGCCGCCGCCGCCGTCACCCTGCAATTGTCCAACTCTTCGGTCGACATCGACGAGGAGAACGTCAACCTGTTGACGTTCCAACACGCCTACCAGGGCGCTGCCCGGGTGATGACGGCCGTGGACGAGATGCTCGACACCCTGATCAACCACACCGGACTGGTGGGAAGGTAA
- a CDS encoding flagellin: MTSSTQMRAAQANLQASAQRLAQLQEQSTSLKTISRASDDPARAANAMAVRAEQRATAQYTRNADNGAGWLTTIDGALDESTKLLTAVRDLAVQGSNAGTMTPAAKEAIAVQIDGLKKDLLNQANASYLGRTVFAGNSDARTAVGSEPPYTVSADTSVPVDRRVGADSTVRVDADGAAIFGTGDVSVFALLDEVSAALRNPDPTVSVSVHLGAIDDRLTTIIGARAEAGARQSRIETAGASLVVQKGTLEAQRVQLEDADLATVILDLKLQEVAYQSALSVTARVIQPTLMDFLR; encoded by the coding sequence GTGACCAGCAGCACCCAGATGCGCGCCGCGCAGGCCAATCTGCAGGCCAGCGCGCAACGACTCGCCCAGTTGCAGGAGCAGTCCACGTCGCTGAAGACCATCAGCCGGGCATCCGACGACCCCGCCCGGGCGGCGAACGCCATGGCTGTGCGAGCCGAACAGCGTGCCACGGCCCAGTACACCCGCAACGCCGACAACGGGGCCGGCTGGCTCACCACGATCGACGGCGCCCTCGATGAGAGCACCAAGCTCCTCACCGCGGTGCGCGACCTCGCCGTGCAGGGCAGCAACGCCGGCACCATGACCCCTGCAGCCAAGGAGGCCATCGCCGTCCAGATCGACGGCCTCAAGAAGGACCTGCTCAACCAGGCCAACGCCAGCTATCTGGGGCGCACGGTGTTCGCCGGCAACTCGGATGCCCGCACCGCGGTCGGCTCAGAACCCCCGTACACCGTCAGCGCGGACACCTCGGTCCCGGTGGACCGGCGGGTGGGGGCAGACAGTACAGTGCGGGTGGACGCCGACGGCGCCGCCATCTTCGGCACCGGCGACGTCTCCGTCTTCGCGCTGCTCGACGAGGTCTCGGCCGCGCTCCGGAACCCCGACCCCACGGTGTCGGTGTCCGTGCACCTGGGTGCCATCGACGACCGCCTCACGACGATCATCGGCGCCCGCGCCGAGGCCGGAGCCCGGCAGAGCCGCATCGAGACAGCGGGCGCCTCGCTCGTCGTCCAGAAGGGCACCCTCGAGGCGCAGCGAGTGCAGCTCGAGGACGCCGACCTGGCCACTGTGATCCTCGACCTCAAGCTCCAGGAAGTGGCCTACCAGTCGGCCCTCTCCGTGACCGCCCGCGTGATCCAGCCGACCCTGATGGACTTCCTCCGATGA
- a CDS encoding flagellar assembly protein FliW, with protein MTASLSFVSPPPGLAPLTDFRLREIAGAAGLFALQSADDEHTRLFVLDASIYLPQYTPVISDEHARSLDLATPDQALVLVVTNPGEAGTTVNLMAPIVVNASTGRCAQIILDGQDWPLRAELTPQSGSQTDTRAEPADATI; from the coding sequence ATGACCGCATCCCTCAGCTTCGTCTCCCCGCCGCCCGGGCTGGCACCGCTCACCGACTTCCGGCTGCGCGAGATCGCCGGGGCAGCCGGGCTCTTCGCGCTGCAGTCCGCCGACGACGAACACACCCGGCTTTTCGTGCTGGATGCGTCGATCTACCTGCCGCAGTACACCCCGGTGATCTCCGATGAGCACGCGCGCTCCCTCGACCTGGCCACCCCGGACCAGGCCCTGGTCCTGGTGGTCACGAACCCGGGCGAGGCCGGCACAACGGTCAATCTGATGGCTCCCATCGTGGTGAACGCGAGCACGGGCCGTTGCGCCCAGATCATCCTGGACGGCCAGGACTGGCCGCTGAGGGCCGAGCTCACCCCTCAGTCGGGCTCCCAGACGGACACCAGGGCCGAACCGGCCGACGCCACGATCTGA
- a CDS encoding acyltransferase family protein: MSRPGTTRPGLSRPGTPLNRIVTTTSASAAGVGAGSAKPIPRPADTYPAASATPPGAIRPGTAHPGAAPRETTSGRRRDIQGLRALAVIAVILDHVIAWPGGGFAGVDIFFVISGFLITGVLLREHERTGRISLRTFYGNRLRRILPAAAAVLAVTTALGVVLFNQTRALSTAWDALSALFFAANWRFTAVGTDYFHATAPVSVLQHYWSLSVEEQFYLLWPVLLIVALGTASRRGRGSGRDRARGRRLLGAVAVVVVAASFCYAVWETATNPTVAYFSTFSRVWELGVGAALAIAAPLFLRMPLAARIVLGWAGLAGIIASFAVVTSSLPFPGPWAALPVGATVLVIAAGIGGTQRNLFPLTNPVSVYLGNISYSLYLWHFPVFVFLTLVLPEASSTTTLLVLGTTLAVSVVSYYLIEQPLHRSPWLRGTGPLVDRRLAWRRWRERYGTQFIMSSLGAFVIVVVVAVSFEVHDRPLTPISAPAADAAADVNPEVAVQADLAAAAAATTWPDDLSPSLDQAMATTSTNNPARACFDVGGTPDFGRCTWGDSDAPQHMYLVGDSEALSYAPAFKAIAEASDGQWRITTIGLYGCRFTQVLVANDGAGVMDACPQRKLDIATHIVADAPQLVVVANAFAEGQDTNRRPLSVASMVASTLAETAGYNAAGKIVYLAPPPLGAELGQCYSTVSSPQDCAVGVGATWQQFAAALSAPSTTGDHFVSSLPFSCADGVCPAFAGTIPTKYDTVHMTPAYAERVAPALRYALQTAGVM; this comes from the coding sequence TTGTCACGGCCGGGTACGACACGGCCGGGCCTGTCCCGCCCCGGCACGCCGCTCAACCGCATCGTCACGACCACGTCAGCGTCCGCGGCTGGAGTCGGGGCCGGATCCGCGAAGCCCATCCCCCGTCCCGCGGACACCTATCCGGCGGCGTCCGCCACCCCGCCCGGCGCCATCCGCCCTGGCACAGCCCACCCCGGTGCCGCACCGCGGGAGACGACGTCAGGCCGCCGGCGGGACATCCAGGGCCTCCGGGCCCTCGCGGTGATCGCCGTCATCCTCGATCACGTCATCGCCTGGCCGGGCGGCGGCTTCGCGGGCGTCGACATCTTCTTCGTCATATCCGGGTTCCTCATCACCGGCGTCCTGCTGCGCGAACACGAGCGCACCGGGCGCATCTCCCTGCGCACCTTCTACGGCAACCGGCTCCGCCGCATCCTGCCGGCCGCCGCGGCGGTGCTGGCGGTCACCACCGCCCTCGGCGTCGTCCTGTTCAACCAGACCCGGGCGCTCTCCACCGCGTGGGACGCTCTCTCGGCACTCTTCTTCGCCGCCAACTGGCGATTCACTGCCGTCGGCACCGACTATTTCCACGCCACTGCGCCGGTATCGGTGCTACAGCACTACTGGTCTCTGTCGGTGGAAGAGCAGTTCTACCTGCTCTGGCCGGTGCTCCTGATCGTGGCGCTCGGCACCGCGAGCCGGCGCGGGCGTGGGTCGGGACGCGACCGTGCGCGCGGCCGCCGTCTGCTCGGCGCGGTCGCCGTCGTCGTCGTGGCGGCTTCGTTCTGCTACGCCGTGTGGGAGACCGCGACGAACCCCACCGTGGCTTACTTCTCCACGTTTTCCAGAGTCTGGGAACTCGGCGTCGGCGCCGCCCTGGCGATCGCGGCCCCTCTGTTCCTGCGGATGCCGCTGGCCGCCCGAATCGTCCTCGGCTGGGCCGGACTGGCAGGCATCATCGCCTCCTTCGCCGTCGTCACCTCGAGCCTGCCATTCCCGGGCCCGTGGGCCGCCCTGCCGGTGGGTGCCACCGTTCTCGTGATCGCGGCCGGCATCGGCGGGACCCAGCGCAACCTGTTCCCGCTCACGAACCCCGTCAGCGTCTATCTGGGCAACATCTCCTACTCGCTCTACCTGTGGCATTTCCCGGTCTTCGTGTTCCTCACGCTGGTGTTGCCCGAGGCCTCCAGCACGACCACCCTGCTCGTCCTCGGCACCACCCTGGCCGTGTCGGTCGTGTCGTATTACCTCATCGAGCAGCCTCTGCACCGCTCGCCCTGGCTGCGCGGAACCGGGCCACTGGTCGACCGTCGGCTCGCCTGGCGACGCTGGCGGGAACGCTACGGCACCCAGTTCATCATGTCGTCCCTGGGTGCCTTCGTCATCGTGGTCGTCGTCGCCGTGTCGTTCGAGGTGCACGACCGTCCGTTGACTCCCATCAGTGCCCCCGCGGCCGACGCCGCGGCCGATGTGAACCCGGAGGTGGCGGTGCAGGCCGACCTTGCTGCCGCCGCGGCCGCCACCACCTGGCCGGATGACCTGTCGCCCTCACTGGACCAGGCCATGGCTACGACCTCTACCAACAACCCGGCTCGCGCCTGTTTCGATGTGGGCGGCACACCCGACTTCGGCCGTTGCACCTGGGGCGACAGCGATGCGCCCCAACACATGTACCTCGTCGGCGACTCCGAGGCGCTCTCCTACGCGCCGGCGTTCAAGGCCATCGCTGAGGCCAGCGACGGCCAGTGGCGCATCACCACCATCGGCCTCTACGGCTGCCGGTTCACCCAGGTGCTCGTCGCCAACGACGGAGCGGGGGTGATGGATGCCTGCCCGCAGCGAAAACTCGACATCGCCACACACATCGTCGCCGACGCTCCCCAGCTCGTGGTGGTCGCCAACGCCTTCGCCGAAGGGCAGGACACCAACCGTCGGCCGCTGTCGGTCGCGAGCATGGTGGCCTCCACCCTCGCCGAAACAGCGGGCTACAACGCCGCGGGAAAGATCGTCTACCTCGCGCCGCCGCCGCTCGGTGCCGAGCTCGGGCAGTGTTATTCGACAGTGTCGAGCCCCCAGGACTGCGCCGTCGGCGTCGGAGCGACCTGGCAACAATTCGCCGCGGCGCTCTCGGCTCCCTCCACCACCGGCGACCACTTCGTCAGCTCCCTCCCGTTCAGCTGCGCCGACGGGGTATGCCCGGCCTTCGCCGGCACCATTCCCACGAAATACGACACCGTGCACATGACCCCGGCCTACGCCGAGCGTGTAGCGCCGGCCCTCCGCTACGCCCTGCAGACGGCCGGAGTCATGTAG
- a CDS encoding acetylxylan esterase, producing the protein MPRLDLPLSDLETYRPEVAEPADFDAFWQRTLAEARRFDAAPTLTRVDSPLSEVEVYDVTFAGFAGDPIKAWFLVPAERPGSEQTRLPTVVEYNGYGGGRGFPHERLAWVASGYAYLFMDTRGQGSSWGSGGHTPDPHGSGPASPGFMTRGIQSPDDYYYRRVFTDAVRAIDAVRTLDRVDAERVAVCGGSQGGGIALAAAGLAQGLIGAMPEVPFLCHFERAVGMTDNDPYHEVVRYLSVHRDRVEQTFATLAYFDGVNFAKRATAPAIFSVALLDPICPPSTVFAARNHYAADAEIEVYPFNEHEGGQGYHFERQAAWLSRRLAG; encoded by the coding sequence GTGCCCCGGTTAGATCTCCCCCTGTCCGACCTCGAGACGTATCGGCCGGAGGTGGCCGAGCCGGCCGATTTCGACGCGTTCTGGCAACGCACCCTCGCCGAAGCCCGCCGTTTCGATGCCGCACCCACGCTCACCCGGGTCGACTCGCCGCTGAGCGAGGTGGAGGTCTACGACGTCACCTTCGCCGGATTCGCCGGCGACCCGATCAAGGCCTGGTTCCTTGTGCCGGCCGAACGGCCCGGTTCCGAGCAGACGCGGCTGCCCACGGTCGTGGAGTACAACGGCTACGGCGGCGGTCGCGGCTTCCCGCACGAGCGCCTGGCCTGGGTGGCCAGCGGCTACGCCTACCTGTTCATGGACACCCGCGGACAGGGCAGCTCATGGGGCTCCGGCGGCCACACCCCCGATCCGCACGGCAGTGGCCCTGCCTCCCCCGGATTCATGACCCGCGGCATCCAGTCACCCGACGACTACTACTACCGCCGGGTGTTCACGGACGCCGTGCGCGCCATCGACGCCGTGCGCACCCTGGACCGCGTCGATGCCGAACGCGTGGCCGTGTGCGGCGGCAGTCAGGGCGGCGGCATCGCCCTCGCCGCCGCCGGCTTGGCGCAGGGCCTCATCGGCGCGATGCCCGAGGTGCCGTTCCTCTGCCACTTCGAACGTGCCGTCGGCATGACCGACAACGACCCGTACCACGAGGTCGTGCGATACCTCTCGGTGCACCGCGACCGTGTGGAGCAGACCTTCGCGACCCTGGCCTACTTCGACGGTGTCAACTTCGCCAAACGCGCCACCGCGCCGGCGATCTTCTCGGTGGCGCTGCTCGACCCGATCTGCCCGCCGTCCACAGTGTTCGCCGCGCGCAACCACTACGCGGCGGATGCCGAGATCGAGGTGTACCCGTTCAACGAGCACGAGGGCGGTCAGGGCTACCACTTCGAGCGTCAGGCCGCCTGGCTCTCCCGCCGTTTGGCCGGCTGA
- a CDS encoding LacI family DNA-binding transcriptional regulator: MTTQPRATLADVARLAGVSSKTVSRVFLGAGNVSVDTRERVLVAAKRLRFRPNNLARNLRRGGVTSTVAFVIGDLKNPFYFHVAAGIERELALSGLTMVLATTDDSPDSEERVVDALISQRVRALLLIPIADDQSYLEGERQLGTPVVSVDRPARNLLADSVVLANRQGMAEAVRSLTAIGHRKIGFISNPSAMYTQRERLAGYREALREVGVVETAQWERLDDDPDISPELAVQSLLDLPDPPTAIVAGNNRGSAGAVRVLRTLQTPVAFIGFDDFELADALGISVVAYDPMELGRTAARLALEHLADPDSFTKQVELPTRLIHRGSGEIPPPPAP, translated from the coding sequence ATGACTACTCAACCGCGCGCGACGCTGGCCGATGTGGCGAGGCTGGCCGGAGTGAGCTCCAAGACGGTCTCGCGGGTGTTCCTGGGCGCGGGGAATGTGTCGGTCGACACCCGGGAACGGGTGCTCGTCGCGGCGAAGCGGTTGCGCTTCCGGCCCAACAACCTGGCCAGGAACCTACGTCGCGGCGGGGTGACCAGCACCGTCGCGTTCGTGATCGGCGACCTGAAGAACCCGTTCTACTTCCACGTGGCGGCGGGGATCGAACGCGAGCTCGCGCTCAGCGGGCTCACCATGGTGCTCGCCACGACCGACGACTCACCGGACAGTGAGGAACGCGTGGTCGACGCGCTGATCTCCCAGCGCGTACGCGCCCTCCTGCTCATCCCGATCGCCGACGACCAGTCCTACCTCGAGGGCGAGCGGCAGCTGGGCACCCCCGTCGTCAGCGTCGACCGGCCGGCACGCAACCTCCTGGCCGACTCCGTGGTGCTGGCGAACCGCCAGGGCATGGCCGAGGCGGTGCGCTCCCTCACCGCCATCGGGCACCGCAAGATCGGCTTCATCAGCAACCCGTCCGCCATGTACACCCAGCGGGAACGCCTGGCCGGGTACCGAGAGGCCCTGCGGGAGGTGGGGGTCGTCGAGACCGCCCAGTGGGAGCGGCTCGACGACGACCCGGATATCTCGCCCGAGCTGGCCGTGCAGAGCCTGCTGGACCTGCCTGACCCGCCCACGGCCATCGTGGCGGGCAACAACCGCGGCAGCGCCGGCGCCGTGCGGGTGCTGCGAACGTTGCAGACGCCCGTGGCGTTCATCGGCTTCGACGACTTCGAGCTGGCGGATGCCCTGGGCATCTCGGTCGTGGCGTACGACCCGATGGAACTCGGACGCACGGCGGCCCGGTTAGCCCTGGAGCACCTCGCCGACCCGGACTCGTTCACCAAACAGGTCGAGCTGCCCACCAGGCTGATCCACCGCGGCTCCGGCGAGATCCCGCCGCCCCCGGCCCCCTAA